The following proteins come from a genomic window of Scomber japonicus isolate fScoJap1 chromosome 4, fScoJap1.pri, whole genome shotgun sequence:
- the LOC128357765 gene encoding SAM pointed domain-containing Ets transcription factor-like codes for MGSPGCERMGFTAPSPLYISHPHTDTRMAWLDKTEDIKPPRSLLGIPELGWPGVYLPCYDRLTIEENPWVLKMTQSPVPAAPTTRTPEPSPPVPSQPQEPPCEMQGQVEERCLEQVQSMVVGEVLKDVDTACRLLNIASDPLDWSCVHVQKWLLWTEHLYKLPQVSTMFQELSGRDLCSMSEADFRQRSSQFGDMLYAHLDIWRSAASMKDRSPPEDGKSAADDDSWSEVMCKYPTQPIHLWQFLRELLLKPHNYSRCIRWLNKEKGIFKIEDSAHVARLWGIRKNRPAMNYDKLSRSIRQYYKKGIIRKPDVSRRLVYQFVNPV; via the exons ATGGGGAGTCCAGGCTGTGAACGCATGGGCTTCACCGCACCCTCGCCACTCTACATCAGTCATCCCCACACTGACACCAGGATGGCCTGGCTGGACAAGACAGAGGATATAAAACCACCCCGCAGTTTGTTAGGAATCCCCGAGCTCGGCTGGCCTGGGGTCTATCTCCCCTGTTATGACAGATTAACTATAGAGGAGAACCCCTGGGTGCTGAAGATGACACAGTCCCCTGTTCCTGCTGCTCCTACCACCAGGACTCCAGAGCCAAGCCCGCCTGTGCCCAGCCAACCCCAGGAACCCCCCTGTGAGATGCAGGGTCAAGTGGAGGAGCGTTGTCTGGAGCAGGTCCAGTCTATGGTGGTGGGAGAAGTGCTGAAGGATGTCGACACGGCTTGCAGGCTACTCAACATTGCATCAG ACCCCTTAGACTGGAGCTGTGTGCATGTTCAGAAGTGGCTGCTGTGGACTGAGCACCTGTACAAGCTGCCGCAGGTCAGCACAATGTTTCAGGAACTGAGTGGGAGGGATCTGTGCTCCATGTCAGAAGCAGACTTCAGACAACGCTCTTCGCAGTTTGGAGACATGCTGTATGCACATTTGGACATCTGGAGATCTG CTGCATCAATGAAGGACCGCTCCCCACCAGAGGATGGAAAATCTG cagctgatgatgatTCCTGGTCAGAAGTGATGTGTAAATACCCCACCCAGCCCATCCACCTGTGGCAGTTCCTCCGAGAGCTGCTCCTCAAGCCTCATAATTACAGCCGCTGCATCCGCTGGCTCAACAAAGAGAAAG GAATTTTCAAAATAGAAGACTCAGCTCACGTGGCCAGGCTATGGGGCATCAGGAAGAACCGCCCGGCCATGAACTATGACAAATTGAGTCGCTCTATACGTCAGTACTACAAGAAGGGCATCATCAGAAAGCCTGACGTATCACGCAGGCTGGTCTACCAGTTTGTCAACCCTGTATGA
- the LOC128357436 gene encoding protein ILRUN-like: MRTWPCCRVCYDKPRPRTKLGAKPPSFCRGDFTMEGMDLDVDQELMQKFSCMGTTDKDILISEFQRLLGFQLNPAGCAFFLDMTNWNLQAAIGAYYDFESPNINAPCMSFVKDVTIGEGESVPPDTPFTKTWRIQNTGPESWPPGVCLKYVGGDQFGHVNMVMVRSLDPQEMADVSVQMQSPVAPGMYQGQWRMCTATGLYYGDIIWVILSVEVGGLLGVTQQLSSFQAEFNTQPHRTLEGDYNPFASPEKSKCPKSNNNSLHHDSSGHMVSEEHWQGNPNQLQQDQNGLSQNSVDIVANRLQSNLSVVSYNQGIQEPFPFGHS, encoded by the exons ATGCGCACTTGGCCCTGTTGTCGAGTTTGTTATGACAAGCCGAGGCCTCGGACTAAATTAGGAGCGAAGCCCCCCAGTTTCTGCCGAGGCGATTTCACGATGGAGGGCATGGACCTGGACGTGGACCAGGAGCTCATGCAAAAATTCAGCTGCATGGGCACAACGGACAAAGACATCCTAATATCGGAGTTTCAGAGGCTGCTCGGCTTTCAGCTTAACCCCGCCGGATGCGCCTTCTTCCTGGACATGACCAATTG GAATTTACAGGCAGCCATTGGAGCGTACTATGACTTTGAGAGTCCTAACATCAACGCGCCGTGCATGTCCTTTGTAAAGGATGTGACGATTGGCGAGGGTGAATCTGTTCCACCTGACACCCCTTTCACAAAGACCTGGCGGATACAGAACACAG GTCCAGAGTCGTGGCCTCCTGGGGTCTGCCTGAAGTATGTTGGAGGGGATCAGTTTGGTCACGTGAACATGGTGATGGTGCGGTCTCTAGACCCTCAGGAAATGGCTGACGTTAGTGTGCAGATGCAGAGCCCTGTGGCTCCTGGCATGTACCAGGGCCAGTGGAGAATGTGCACAGCTACTGGACTTTACTACGGAG ATATAATTTGGGTGATCCTGAGCGTGGAGGTCGGAGGCCTCCTGGGCGTCACGCAGCAGCTCTCCTCCTTCCAAGCCGAGTTCAACACCCAGCCCCACCGCACCCTGGAGGGAGACTACAACCCCTTCGCCTCGCCAGAGAAAAGCAAGTGCCccaaaagcaacaacaacagcctcCACCATGACAGCAGTGGCCACATGGTTTCAGAGGAACATTGGCAGGGAAACCCCAACCAGCTACAGCAAGATCAGAACGGACTTTCACAAAACTCTGTGGATATAGTAGCAAACCGCCTACAAAGCAATCTATCAGTAGTCTCTTATAACCAG GGTATACAGGAGCCCTTTCCCTTTGGGCACTCTTAA